In Desulfovibrio legallii, a single genomic region encodes these proteins:
- a CDS encoding TonB C-terminal domain-containing protein encodes MTSGERFCAALAFSCMAHWGALHLLAAGHGAEPSAGAVEVRIDAIGTDVAVMGGGGGISMESAPPPPERADTADKRRQAFFAYLEDIDAAVHAHRLDGGDQGLIGVAVFAFSVRPDGSFSTPALRQTSGSEILDTAARRAILAASGTVKRPPILGEGDIPVVLHVKYQYGLR; translated from the coding sequence ATGACCAGCGGCGAACGCTTTTGCGCCGCACTGGCCTTTTCCTGCATGGCCCACTGGGGGGCCCTGCACCTTCTGGCCGCCGGGCACGGGGCGGAGCCGTCCGCTGGCGCTGTGGAGGTTCGCATAGATGCCATAGGTACGGATGTCGCCGTCATGGGCGGGGGCGGGGGCATCAGTATGGAGTCGGCCCCGCCGCCTCCGGAACGGGCCGACACGGCGGACAAAAGGCGGCAGGCTTTTTTTGCCTATCTGGAAGATATTGACGCCGCCGTACACGCACACAGGCTGGACGGGGGCGATCAGGGGTTGATTGGTGTGGCCGTATTTGCCTTTTCCGTGCGCCCGGACGGCAGCTTCAGCACACCTGCGCTGCGGCAGACATCCGGATCAGAAATACTGGATACGGCGGCCCGCAGGGCCATTCTTGCCGCCAGCGGTACGGTGAAGCGGCCTCCCATCCTCGGTGAGGGGGATATCCCTGTGGTCCTGCACGTCAAATATCAATACGGGCTGCGCTGA
- a CDS encoding response regulator → MRALFVDDEVEFLDLMHKRLTRRGMEVVTAPDGKTALDLLEASLQPGGAAFQVVVMDVRMPGMDGLETLRHVKEKAPGLPVILLTGHACMGVAVQGLDLGAYDYMLKPVAISELIIKMEEAVRSAAS, encoded by the coding sequence ATGCGCGCACTGTTTGTGGACGACGAAGTGGAATTTCTGGATCTCATGCACAAACGCCTGACCCGGCGCGGCATGGAGGTAGTCACCGCCCCGGACGGCAAAACGGCCCTGGACCTTTTGGAGGCCTCTCTTCAGCCGGGGGGCGCCGCCTTTCAGGTGGTGGTCATGGACGTGCGCATGCCCGGCATGGACGGGCTGGAAACTCTGCGCCATGTGAAGGAAAAAGCCCCCGGGCTGCCCGTTATCCTGCTGACGGGGCACGCTTGCATGGGCGTGGCCGTACAGGGGCTGGATCTGGGCGCGTATGATTATATGCTCAAGCCCGTGGCCATCAGTGAGCTGATCATCAAGATGGAAGAAGCGGTCCGCTCCGCTGCAAGCTGA
- a CDS encoding MBL fold metallo-hydrolase has protein sequence MNRREFIKGAALGVGVGAIGAMGVYSYSPMRRAFLKDVKRGQTEIGLCKSVKVTNISETSWFDNGIFMQDVTGAGGLLVDQYTFNWAPFGNGKGIGKGSYEEGMKKIRHLLPHKLDEAWDIAKENSVHADNAGGFSCLVEIEDMEGKVTKYLFDTGWNYQWMDTCYKREGIDTMLANNEIAAMIQTHEHMDHYFGLPAVTKYNPNIHIYTPNTFYPNGKQYLKDCGHRGKWTEVPKGLFKLQEGVALYDFDCPIIFKVFGEMSMYCNVKDVGLVSITGCCHQGIILFADTAYKTIAYEKDQFYGLYGGLHISPFDDWDPKYDDLVIGLKKWELQKVGCNHCTGLITAQKFVDAGYPVVKGTARFRSKTTNYLGNGDVIKFPT, from the coding sequence ATGAACAGACGTGAATTCATCAAAGGCGCGGCATTGGGTGTGGGCGTAGGCGCCATAGGCGCTATGGGCGTATATTCCTATTCGCCCATGCGCCGGGCCTTTCTCAAGGACGTCAAGCGCGGCCAGACCGAAATCGGCCTGTGCAAATCCGTGAAAGTAACCAATATTTCGGAAACAAGCTGGTTCGACAACGGCATCTTTATGCAGGACGTCACAGGGGCTGGCGGCCTGCTGGTGGACCAGTACACTTTCAACTGGGCCCCCTTTGGCAACGGCAAGGGCATAGGCAAGGGCAGTTATGAGGAAGGCATGAAAAAGATCAGACACCTCTTGCCCCACAAACTTGACGAAGCCTGGGACATTGCCAAGGAAAACAGCGTGCACGCCGACAATGCCGGCGGGTTTTCCTGCCTGGTGGAAATTGAAGACATGGAGGGCAAGGTAACAAAATACCTGTTTGATACGGGCTGGAATTATCAGTGGATGGATACCTGCTACAAGCGGGAAGGTATCGACACCATGCTGGCCAATAACGAAATTGCGGCCATGATCCAGACCCATGAACACATGGACCACTATTTTGGCCTGCCCGCCGTTACCAAATACAATCCAAATATCCATATTTATACGCCCAACACCTTTTACCCCAACGGCAAGCAGTATCTCAAAGATTGCGGGCACCGGGGCAAGTGGACCGAAGTGCCCAAGGGTCTGTTCAAACTTCAGGAAGGCGTAGCTCTGTACGATTTTGACTGCCCCATCATCTTTAAGGTGTTTGGGGAAATGTCCATGTACTGCAATGTGAAGGACGTGGGTCTGGTCAGCATTACAGGCTGCTGCCATCAGGGCATCATCCTGTTTGCCGACACGGCCTACAAGACCATAGCCTATGAGAAGGATCAGTTCTACGGGCTTTATGGCGGCCTGCATATCTCGCCCTTTGATGACTGGGATCCCAAGTACGACGATCTGGTCATCGGCCTCAAAAAGTGGGAACTGCAAAAGGTGGGCTGCAACCACTGCACGGGCCTCATCACGGCGCAGAAATTCGTGGATGCGGGCTATCCCGTGGTCAAGGGCACGGCCCGATTCCGTTCCAAGACCACCAACTATCTCGGCAACGGCGACGTGATCAAGTTCCCTACCTAA
- a CDS encoding apoptosis regulator Bcl-2, with product MNRRAFLRGDWRPPCPVSADDAAAAWAVGDEGTPQLPPDFTPALLRLEGLRLGLPVDRMSKEALVYAVARALRAGTRAPAATETPQAQGGCNG from the coding sequence ATGAACCGGCGCGCTTTTTTACGAGGGGACTGGCGGCCGCCTTGCCCCGTCAGTGCCGACGATGCCGCTGCGGCATGGGCTGTGGGCGACGAGGGGACGCCGCAGTTGCCCCCGGACTTTACGCCGGCGCTGTTGCGCCTGGAAGGGCTGCGTCTGGGGCTGCCCGTGGACCGTATGAGCAAAGAGGCATTGGTTTACGCCGTTGCGCGAGCCTTGCGCGCCGGAACGCGCGCGCCCGCGGCAACGGAAACCCCGCAAGCCCAAGGAGGCTGCAATGGCTGA
- a CDS encoding CobW family GTP-binding protein, with translation MHLAALLPRPLTPENGPESPTIMNCLLTGVHLERRRARAVGWRGVRASAGGMPAWTCRVAGTPHVYGLVFCEEHSNGEALHGEFAAYVFPKAEDPLLDVFPLRALTLALGPDYEDAVRELSVHAPALDAFLLGHVGLTAALDGSGLALTLAAPARCRRVSAEGVAAPAGTKRTTAWIVPPGGLEYDVPAFRLLLRPFAALASTAGVLLGDEPRLRIGVARHAAPAAGCRVAAPGSSAAEEVWLTLRAALGASDISLSAAKAEKSEEKLVTSLPEKGRALSRLPGRHRPRGEEESALPVMHVLTGFLGAGKTTFLRRWLDYLNGREQFAAVIQNELGSIGLDAALTRGETHVEALDAGCVCCTLADSLRPGLQRLLDAAPAEQIILETTGVANPANVLASLAELDDLVRPGLVITVADALAWDSQVDGVRLAQAAQADIIIANKADAVSEERLATVLADLRRHNPRAVILPAVEGNIVFARLDALYAAWLDAQGRPPSRVPQLGPMRAAPVARHMDEGITTCCRLMTGPVSETELRLLLTAAGSGLWRAKGIVDLRGDGGTRPAVVQYAAGRLEFEIAPDDAPERYLVFIGVALDPALGSVREEQCAQTEAARRPQ, from the coding sequence ATGCATCTTGCCGCCTTGCTGCCCCGACCGCTCACCCCCGAAAACGGTCCGGAAAGCCCCACCATCATGAATTGTCTGCTGACCGGCGTGCACCTGGAGCGTCGTCGGGCCAGAGCCGTTGGCTGGCGCGGCGTGCGCGCCTCGGCCGGAGGGATGCCCGCCTGGACTTGTCGTGTGGCGGGCACGCCGCATGTCTATGGCCTTGTGTTTTGTGAGGAACACAGCAACGGCGAGGCCCTTCACGGCGAATTTGCGGCTTATGTTTTTCCAAAGGCCGAAGATCCCCTCCTGGATGTTTTCCCGCTTCGGGCTTTGACCCTGGCCCTGGGGCCTGACTATGAAGATGCCGTGCGTGAACTTTCTGTGCACGCGCCTGCCCTGGACGCCTTTCTTCTGGGCCATGTGGGCCTTACTGCCGCTCTGGACGGGAGCGGTCTGGCCCTGACGCTTGCCGCGCCGGCCCGTTGTCGGCGTGTATCTGCAGAAGGCGTGGCCGCGCCCGCGGGCACAAAAAGAACAACAGCCTGGATTGTCCCCCCCGGCGGCCTGGAATACGATGTGCCCGCCTTTCGGCTGCTGCTGCGTCCTTTTGCGGCTTTGGCGTCCACAGCTGGCGTGTTATTGGGTGATGAGCCCCGGCTGCGGATCGGCGTTGCGCGGCATGCTGCCCCCGCAGCGGGCTGCCGTGTTGCCGCACCAGGCTCCTCTGCAGCGGAAGAAGTCTGGCTTACGCTGCGTGCAGCCCTTGGTGCGTCGGACATATCCTTGTCGGCGGCCAAAGCCGAAAAAAGTGAAGAAAAGCTGGTGACCAGTCTGCCGGAAAAGGGCAGGGCGCTTTCCCGTTTGCCCGGACGGCACCGGCCGCGGGGCGAAGAGGAAAGCGCCCTGCCGGTTATGCATGTGCTCACCGGCTTTCTTGGCGCAGGCAAAACCACATTTTTGCGGCGCTGGCTTGATTATCTGAACGGGCGTGAACAGTTCGCCGCCGTCATCCAGAACGAGCTGGGCAGCATTGGCCTGGATGCGGCCCTGACCAGGGGCGAAACCCACGTGGAGGCGCTGGACGCGGGCTGTGTATGCTGCACTCTGGCGGACAGCCTGCGCCCTGGCCTGCAACGTCTGCTGGACGCGGCCCCGGCAGAGCAGATCATTCTGGAAACCACAGGCGTGGCCAACCCGGCCAATGTGTTGGCATCTCTTGCGGAGCTGGACGATCTGGTCCGTCCCGGACTGGTGATTACCGTGGCCGATGCGCTGGCCTGGGACAGTCAGGTGGACGGCGTCCGTCTGGCCCAGGCTGCACAGGCCGACATTATCATTGCCAACAAGGCCGACGCCGTATCGGAGGAAAGGCTTGCGACCGTACTGGCCGACCTGCGCCGTCACAATCCTCGGGCCGTCATTTTGCCTGCCGTGGAGGGCAATATTGTCTTTGCCAGGCTGGACGCTCTGTACGCCGCATGGCTGGATGCGCAGGGTCGTCCGCCTTCACGCGTCCCGCAGTTGGGGCCGATGCGTGCCGCGCCTGTGGCCAGGCATATGGATGAAGGCATAACCACATGCTGCCGCCTCATGACCGGACCGGTCAGCGAAACGGAACTGCGGCTTCTACTGACTGCGGCCGGGTCTGGTCTGTGGCGTGCCAAGGGGATTGTGGACCTGCGCGGTGACGGCGGCACGCGCCCGGCCGTGGTGCAGTACGCTGCCGGACGCCTGGAGTTTGAAATTGCGCCCGATGACGCGCCCGAACGCTATCTGGTCTTTATCGGCGTTGCTCTTGATCCGGCGCTGGGGAGCGTGCGCGAGGAACAGTGCGCACAGACGGAAGCCGCAAGGAGGCCACAATGA
- a CDS encoding FadR/GntR family transcriptional regulator — translation MHTPATAESILEQALLQGRWTLFERLPAERRLAEELGISRATLRTALRTLVGRGILETRRNSGTFVRTLPCAPQTSGPDDSLQAMSVVMPPLLSAVAGSFAPSVMLTLERLLPSVGMALHSGDMRLLARHHLHFFSTLLQAVPNARLAQAGACTLPDERTLTRLLEGCSQARLEELFKHLARTLHGLRHADPQASVAAVTAYVSCLLQYREESR, via the coding sequence ATGCACACGCCGGCAACAGCGGAAAGTATTCTGGAACAGGCCCTGCTGCAGGGCCGCTGGACGTTGTTTGAGCGCCTGCCCGCCGAACGGCGTCTGGCCGAGGAACTGGGCATCAGCAGGGCTACATTGCGTACGGCCCTGCGTACTCTGGTAGGCCGGGGCATTCTGGAAACCCGGCGCAACAGCGGCACCTTTGTGCGGACCTTGCCCTGTGCCCCGCAGACCTCCGGCCCGGACGACAGCCTGCAGGCCATGAGCGTTGTCATGCCCCCTTTGTTGTCGGCTGTGGCCGGCTCTTTTGCGCCATCGGTCATGCTGACCCTTGAGCGTCTGCTGCCTTCGGTGGGCATGGCGCTGCACAGTGGGGACATGCGGCTTCTGGCCCGGCACCATCTGCATTTTTTTTCCACCTTGCTGCAGGCCGTACCCAATGCCCGCCTGGCTCAGGCCGGAGCGTGCACCCTGCCCGACGAACGCACCCTGACCCGCCTGCTGGAAGGTTGCAGCCAGGCCCGGCTGGAGGAGCTTTTCAAGCATCTGGCCCGCACACTGCATGGTTTGCGTCACGCCGACCCTCAGGCCAGTGTGGCCGCCGTAACGGCATACGTTTCCTGTCTTTTGCAATATCGGGAGGAGAGCCGATGA
- a CDS encoding PEP/pyruvate-binding domain-containing protein gives MAVLNALRRWLGRGSAEPDPEAQAREEALKARLRERCARFRRLLASNKSALEAMSEVEERLASPRPFGMDSVQAVCTRAVTAVFQMVRELNALSDNAYLPLQEAFERIRAQMEALLEEPPHPEGPLVLPLPLVRLEDMPQVGGKMANLGEVAAHAGLPAPDGFAVTVAAYYRFMEYSGLREELSRRIQATDMQSLDAVFSLSAALQQAVLAAPLPPELEKAMTEQVAVIQARTEGELLLALRSSAVGEDALGVTFAGQYRSELNVPPEEVCEVWKEIVASKYAVTAMSYRFQHGIPDDAAPMSVGVLAMVPSAAGGVVYSRDPVAAARGEERVVINAVPGLAKAVVDGAVTPDVFAFSHEHPPRLLRKDLAGRKSSLTDAQAAELAQMALALEEYYAEPQDVEWALDARTGRLTVLQSRPLHGLEAVAAADAAQEALPEGLVVLARGGVGVSPGVALGQAVVARKEADMLSFPKGGILVVERALPRWAPLLSRAAGLVSETGGMAGHLASVAREYGVPALCGLAGACSLLEKAGEVTLDAGRNAVFAGLQSQLVPALASKPNLMAGSPVYQRLAALARLMVPLRLLDPEAPEFAPEYCRSLHDITRFCHEKSVELMFSDNAGLPGQMGKQLRVGVKLQYWLVDMGGGFTEPVTGPVVELEQIASLPMLALWDGMVAVPWAGPPAASASGFMSVMMESVMNPDLESTAPNAMSQRNFFIIGSGYMLLQARYGYHFCTVESQAGPDGYENFVSFQFKGGAADSQRRRLRAAMLADLLEGRGFRADVKDDSLFAVAEGEAAEAVLRKTRLLGYLLIHTRQVDMIMLDAGRAAALREKLSADMDGLADRPLPCR, from the coding sequence ATGGCTGTCCTCAATGCTCTGCGCCGTTGGCTGGGCCGCGGTTCTGCCGAGCCGGATCCGGAGGCCCAGGCCCGGGAGGAGGCGCTCAAAGCCCGCCTCAGAGAGCGCTGCGCGCGCTTCCGGCGGCTGCTTGCGTCCAACAAGAGCGCCCTTGAGGCCATGAGCGAAGTGGAGGAGCGGTTGGCTAGTCCGCGCCCCTTTGGCATGGACTCGGTGCAGGCCGTCTGTACCCGCGCCGTCACGGCGGTGTTCCAGATGGTGCGTGAGCTCAACGCTCTTTCCGACAATGCCTACCTGCCTCTGCAGGAAGCCTTTGAGCGCATCCGCGCCCAGATGGAGGCCCTGTTGGAGGAGCCGCCGCACCCAGAGGGGCCGCTGGTGTTGCCCCTGCCGTTGGTCCGGCTGGAAGATATGCCGCAGGTGGGCGGCAAAATGGCCAATCTGGGCGAAGTGGCGGCCCATGCGGGCCTGCCGGCGCCCGACGGCTTTGCCGTTACCGTAGCGGCGTATTACCGCTTTATGGAATACAGCGGCCTGCGCGAGGAGCTCAGCCGCCGCATCCAGGCTACAGATATGCAAAGTCTGGACGCGGTGTTCAGCCTCTCCGCCGCGCTGCAACAAGCCGTGCTGGCCGCGCCCCTGCCTCCGGAACTGGAAAAAGCCATGACAGAACAGGTGGCGGTCATACAGGCGCGGACAGAAGGGGAGCTGCTTCTGGCCCTGCGCAGCAGCGCCGTGGGCGAAGACGCCCTGGGCGTGACCTTTGCCGGACAGTACCGTTCAGAACTGAACGTGCCGCCCGAAGAAGTCTGCGAGGTCTGGAAGGAGATTGTGGCCAGCAAGTACGCCGTCACGGCCATGAGCTACCGTTTTCAGCACGGCATTCCGGACGACGCCGCGCCCATGAGTGTGGGGGTGCTGGCCATGGTGCCTTCGGCCGCGGGCGGCGTAGTCTACAGCCGCGACCCTGTGGCCGCCGCCAGAGGGGAGGAGCGCGTGGTGATCAACGCCGTGCCGGGCCTGGCCAAGGCCGTGGTGGACGGGGCCGTGACGCCGGACGTCTTCGCTTTCAGTCATGAGCACCCGCCGCGTCTGCTGCGCAAAGATCTGGCGGGCCGGAAGTCCAGCCTTACGGATGCCCAGGCCGCAGAGCTGGCCCAAATGGCCCTGGCGCTGGAAGAGTATTATGCCGAACCCCAGGACGTGGAGTGGGCCCTTGATGCCCGCACGGGCCGCTTGACGGTTCTGCAGAGCCGCCCCCTGCACGGGCTGGAAGCCGTGGCCGCGGCGGACGCCGCTCAGGAGGCGCTGCCCGAAGGGCTTGTGGTCCTGGCGCGGGGCGGCGTGGGCGTGAGCCCCGGCGTGGCCTTGGGCCAGGCCGTGGTTGCGCGTAAAGAGGCGGACATGCTCTCCTTTCCCAAGGGCGGCATCTTGGTGGTGGAACGCGCCCTGCCGCGCTGGGCGCCCCTGCTTTCGCGCGCGGCCGGGCTTGTCAGTGAAACCGGCGGTATGGCCGGGCATCTGGCTTCGGTGGCGCGGGAATATGGCGTGCCCGCTCTGTGCGGCCTTGCCGGGGCCTGCAGCCTGCTGGAAAAGGCCGGAGAAGTGACCCTGGACGCCGGACGCAACGCGGTTTTCGCCGGGCTGCAGTCACAGCTGGTGCCCGCCCTGGCGTCCAAACCCAACCTTATGGCGGGCAGCCCCGTGTACCAGCGCCTGGCGGCTTTGGCCAGGCTGATGGTGCCGCTGCGGCTGCTGGACCCGGAAGCGCCGGAATTCGCGCCGGAGTATTGCCGAAGTCTGCACGATATCACGCGCTTCTGCCACGAAAAATCTGTGGAGCTCATGTTTAGCGACAATGCCGGTCTGCCCGGCCAGATGGGTAAGCAACTGCGGGTGGGGGTCAAGCTGCAGTACTGGCTGGTAGACATGGGCGGCGGCTTTACGGAGCCGGTCACCGGGCCGGTAGTGGAGCTTGAACAGATCGCCAGCCTGCCCATGCTGGCCCTCTGGGACGGCATGGTCGCCGTGCCCTGGGCCGGGCCGCCGGCCGCCAGCGCTTCGGGATTCATGAGCGTCATGATGGAAAGCGTCATGAATCCCGACCTGGAAAGCACGGCCCCCAACGCCATGTCGCAGCGCAACTTTTTTATTATTGGCAGCGGCTATATGCTGTTGCAGGCCCGGTACGGCTACCATTTCTGCACAGTGGAAAGTCAGGCCGGACCGGATGGGTATGAGAATTTTGTCAGCTTCCAGTTCAAGGGCGGGGCGGCGGACAGCCAGCGGCGGCGGCTGCGCGCGGCCATGCTGGCGGATTTGCTGGAGGGGCGCGGCTTTCGTGCGGACGTGAAGGACGATTCGCTTTTTGCCGTGGCCGAGGGCGAAGCGGCAGAAGCGGTGCTGCGCAAGACGCGCCTTTTGGGCTATCTGCTTATCCACACCCGGCAGGTAGACATGATCATGCTGGACGCGGGCCGGGCCGCGGCCCTCAGGGAAAAGCTGTCTGCGGACATGGACGGCCTGGCCGACCGACCGCTGCCCTGTCGCTGA
- a CDS encoding MotA/TolQ/ExbB proton channel family protein, with amino-acid sequence MNIMTLGGWMMWPLLVVSILALAVIVERFLLYAACPLPDDALRREMLKASGSGDLGVVAARMGGVPLLRPFAALLAGACLQRDAALRLAGEQILEQLERRLGLLAAIARLAPLMGLLGTVSGMITIFSRLAHAAGGVDLSMLADGIWQALLNTASGLSIAIFVQFSLAFFHGRLKNVAAMLDAAGNAALLRDVNNGPAHGLADGLAGGSDVPDSDLPGHVPSAVATGDGHRRGAPVSGGGRR; translated from the coding sequence ATGAACATCATGACTCTGGGGGGCTGGATGATGTGGCCCCTGCTTGTGGTTTCCATCCTGGCGCTGGCCGTCATTGTGGAGCGTTTTTTGCTCTACGCCGCCTGTCCCTTGCCGGACGACGCCTTGCGGCGGGAAATGCTGAAGGCTTCCGGCTCCGGCGATCTCGGCGTTGTGGCGGCGCGCATGGGGGGCGTGCCTTTGCTGCGGCCATTTGCCGCGCTGCTGGCTGGTGCGTGCCTGCAGCGCGACGCCGCCCTGAGGCTGGCCGGGGAACAGATTCTGGAGCAATTGGAACGTCGTCTGGGGCTCTTGGCAGCCATTGCCCGCCTGGCGCCCCTCATGGGCCTGCTGGGGACAGTCAGTGGTATGATTACCATTTTTTCCCGTCTTGCGCACGCCGCCGGCGGCGTGGATTTGTCTATGCTGGCCGACGGCATTTGGCAGGCTTTGCTGAACACGGCGTCTGGCCTGAGCATCGCCATTTTTGTTCAGTTTTCCCTGGCCTTTTTTCATGGGCGGCTCAAGAACGTAGCCGCCATGCTGGACGCGGCGGGCAATGCCGCTCTGCTGCGGGATGTGAACAACGGCCCGGCTCATGGCCTGGCTGACGGCCTTGCCGGCGGCTCAGATGTTCCGGATTCCGACCTGCCCGGCCACGTACCTTCTGCCGTTGCGACCGGGGACGGCCACCGCCGGGGCGCCCCCGTTTCCGGCGGGGGGAGGCGTTGA
- a CDS encoding Mpv17/PMP22 family protein, protein MRLTDKILCGIGVAVILGMLAIPGAMDGFIALTAACPFGMSFIKFAVLATLGECIALRITTGQYNRPGFGVLPKAVVWGFLGXGCKVAFTIFGGGTPKLLMEMGLLTAGATGFGAKLLVAFGISVCLNILFAPLLMISHKLTDIHITQNGGSLLSLVRKPDVAALLRAVDWNSMWGFVLKKTVPLFWIPAHTITFMLPAHFQVLFAALLGVALGVILAFAGLRAQKTA, encoded by the coding sequence ATGCGGCTGACGGACAAGATTTTGTGCGGCATCGGGGTGGCGGTTATCCTGGGTATGCTGGCCATTCCCGGGGCCATGGACGGCTTTATCGCCCTGACGGCGGCCTGTCCTTTTGGCATGAGCTTTATCAAATTTGCCGTGCTGGCCACCTTGGGCGAGTGCATTGCCTTGCGCATCACCACAGGGCAATACAACCGGCCGGGATTCGGCGTGCTGCCCAAGGCCGTGGTTTGGGGCTTTCTGGGCATKGGCTGCAAGGTCGCCTTTACCATTTTCGGCGGCGGCACTCCCAAGCTGCTCATGGAAATGGGCCTGCTCACGGCCGGGGCCACGGGCTTTGGGGCCAAACTGCTGGTGGCCTTCGGCATCAGCGTCTGCCTGAACATCCTGTTCGCGCCACTGCTGATGATCAGCCACAAGCTCACGGATATTCACATCACCCAGAACGGCGGCAGCCTTTTGAGCCTCGTCCGCAAGCCGGACGTGGCGGCCTTGCTGCGCGCCGTGGACTGGAACAGCATGTGGGGTTTTGTGCTCAAAAAGACCGTGCCCCTGTTCTGGATACCCGCGCACACCATCACATTTATGCTGCCCGCGCATTTTCAGGTGCTTTTTGCCGCTTTACTGGGCGTGGCTCTGGGCGTCATCCTGGCTTTTGCTGGTCTGCGGGCTCAAAAAACAGCCTGA
- a CDS encoding ExbD/TolR family protein encodes MLRLSKRLEPSYEYDLIPLIDMLFILLIFFVLAAAFAVRGLEVDLPPARSSKALSGRVVELRLAADGGIFCEGQPLPRPEVRDRLHEIVRGFRSRPGRLVLVAEPQAPVEGLIFLVDEVRMQGGEKLLIATSGKERPERP; translated from the coding sequence ATGCTGCGTCTTTCCAAACGCCTGGAACCTTCCTATGAGTATGACCTGATTCCGCTTATAGACATGCTGTTCATCCTGCTCATCTTTTTTGTGCTGGCGGCGGCCTTTGCCGTGCGGGGGCTGGAGGTGGATCTGCCCCCGGCCCGCAGCAGCAAAGCCCTGTCCGGCAGGGTGGTGGAGCTGCGCCTGGCGGCGGACGGCGGCATTTTCTGCGAAGGGCAGCCCCTGCCGCGCCCAGAGGTTCGGGACAGGCTGCACGAAATCGTGCGCGGATTCCGCAGTCGGCCCGGTCGGCTGGTGCTGGTGGCCGAACCCCAGGCGCCCGTGGAAGGACTGATTTTTTTGGTGGATGAAGTACGGATGCAGGGTGGGGAAAAACTGCTTATAGCCACATCCGGAAAGGAGCGGCCGGAACGGCCATGA
- a CDS encoding tautomerase family protein: MPYVNIKVTGGAEAPTTEQKAELIQGVTDLLVRVLGKNPATTVVVIDEVPMENWGIGGAAVACRRQQRC; this comes from the coding sequence ATGCCCTATGTCAACATCAAGGTCACGGGCGGCGCGGAAGCGCCCACCACGGAACAGAAAGCGGAACTCATTCAGGGCGTGACCGATCTGCTGGTCCGCGTGCTGGGCAAAAACCCCGCCACCACTGTGGTGGTCATTGACGAGGTGCCCATGGAAAACTGGGGCATCGGCGGCGCTGCCGTTGCCTGCCGGCGGCAGCAGCGCTGCTGA